The genomic window CGGCGACGGCGTCGGAGGCTCGGTCCGCCGGTCCGCCGGTCCGGCGCCGTCGCCGTCGCCGGCATCGCCGAGCAGGTCGGCGCGCAGCTCGACGACCTCGGCGCCCTCGGCCACCGGCTGACCGGCCTGCCGGGCGGCGCCGTCGGCGTCGGGGGCGGGGGCGGTCGTGGCGACGGCGATGACGGGCAGGGGACCGGGGCCGGTGAGGAGCTCGGCGAGGGCGGCCACGGCACTCAGTCCCGCGGCGTCTCAGGGGCGCCGGTGACGCCGTCGGGTCCTGCGGCGTCCGCGCTCCGACCCATGGACAGGGCGATGCCGTCGAGGATGTCGGTGAGGCTCGTGACGGTGCCGGCCACGGGGCGACCGGCGGCGCCCGTCTCCTCGACGACCCGGCCGATGACCTCGCTCCACACGAGGGCGCCGGCGGCGATGACGTCGCGGCGCCCGGGGCGCAGGTAACCCCAGGACTCGCGCTCGGCGGCGGTGGAGTGGAGGACGGCGTCGCAGGAGGCGAGGGCCTCATCCACCGTGAGCCGGGCTCCGTCGAGGGCCTCGGGGTCGAAGGCGCTCAGCCCCAGGGCGTGGGCGGTGATGGTGGTGATGGTGCCGGCCAGGCCGATGAGCTCACCGGCGCGCCCCACGGGCACGGTGGCGCAGGCGGTGTCGAGGAGGAGGCGGACGTCGTCGCGGGCGGCGCGCTCCGCCTCGGGCGTGACGCCGTCGGCGAGGTGCCGCTCGGTGACGCGCACGGAGCCGGTGTTCATGGAGTAGGCGGCCTCGGGGGCGCGGCGGCCGAGGACGAGCTCGGTGGAGCCGCCGCCGAGGTCGACGACGAGGCGCTCGGGGCCGTCGCCGGTCCCGCCGACGCCGAGGAGGGTGCCGGCGAAGGAGAGACGGGCCTCCTCCTCACCGGTGACGACCTCGGGCTCGACTCCGAGGACCTCGCGGACGCCGTCGACGAAGTCGGCGCGGTTCTCGGCGTCGCGGGTGGCGCTCGTGGCCACGAAGCGGGTGCGCTGCGCGCCGAGCTCGCGGGCGGTGGCGGCGTAGGAGCGCAGGGCCGTCATGGTGCGCTCGAGCGCCTCGGGGTCGAGGCGACCGGTGCGGTCGACGCCCTGGCCGAGTCGGACGATCTCGTTGAGTCGGGTGACCGGGGTGAGAGCGGGCCCGCTCGCACCGGGCTCGCGGAGGTCGGCGACGAGCAGTCGGATGGTGTTGGTGCCGCAGTCGATGGCGGCGACGCGGGTCATGGCGACGGGCTCCTGGCGGGTGCGAGCGGGACGGGGGGGACGGGCGGGTCGGGCGCGCTCAGCAGGAGCAGCGCTCGGAGTCCCACAAGCCGCGCTCCTTGAGCACGGCGAGGGTGCGGTCCCCGATGGGGTTGGTGCCGGGGCCGGCGGCGAGGGCGTGCCCGAGGAGGGCGTGGAGGCACTTGACGCGGGTCGGCATGCCGCCGGCGGAGACGCCCTCGATCTCCTCGACGGCGCCGAGCTCGGCGCGGCGGGCGAGGTAGTCCTCGTGGGCGCGGGCGTAGGCGGCGGTGAGCTCGGGGTCCTCGGCGAGCTCGGCGTTGTACTGCTCCATGAGGTGCTCGGCCTCGAGGGTGGAGCAGCCCTTCACGGCCGCGGGGTGGGTGAGGTAGTAGCTCGTGGGGAATGGCGAGCCGTCGGGCAGGCGCGGTGCGGTGCGCACGACGGTGGGCCGTCCGCACACGCAGCGGGCGGCGATGGCGACGACGCCGCGGGGCACGCGGCCGAGCTGCTCGCGGAGGGCCTCGAGGTCCTCGGGAGCGACGGCGGCGTCCGCGGGGGAGGTGGCCTGCGCGGGCACGGCCCCGGCGGCGACGTCGTCGGGAACGGCTCCGGGCTCGCCGGGTCGGGTGGTGGGCTGCTGGGTCATGGGGAGTCTCCTCACGGCTCGCCGAGGGTGCGGGAGTAGGCGTTCAGGTCGGTGGGGGCGGAGGTCGGGGTCGGGACCGTCGGGACGGCGGTGGACCAGCCCTGCTGGGCCGGGTCCTGGTTCTCCTCGCCGTCCTCGCCGGCGACGCGCGCGGACTCGCGCAGAGTGTCGTACCAGGGGCCGGTGGCCGTGTTGGAGGCGGCGTCGCCGCTGGAGGAGGACGAGCCGTCCTCGTAGGCCTGGGCGCCGACGACGACGTAGGTGGTCTCCCCGGGCATGACGTAGGAGAGGCGCTCGCGGGCCTGGGCCTTGACGTAGTCGTCGTCGTTCCAGTCGGCGAGCTGGTCCTCGAGGGCGGTGGAGGTGGCCTTGGCGGAGGCGATCTCGTCGACGACGGCGTCGTACTGGGCCTGCTGGTGGAGGTAGCCGCGCAGCGAGGGGAAGGTGACGATGAAGGCGCCGAGCAGGACGAGGACGAGGACGAGGAGGCGTGCGGGGACGGCGACGCCGTCGGGGCCTCCGAGCCGGAGGACGGTGTGCTGGGGGGCGCCGGCCTCGCCGGCGGCGCCCGTGCGCCGTCCGCGGGAGGAGCGGCCGCCCTTCGAGCCGCTCGTGCCGGCGGCCGGGTCTGCGCTGCGCACGGTGCGGGCGCGGCTGGATCGGCTTCCGCCCTCGGCCTGGCCCGCGGGGCGCGTCGATCCGGCGCCGCGGGCGTCGCAGGCACGGCTGCGCGAGGGGTTCGGGTGCTCGCCCGCGCGGTTGCCCGGTCGGGCGGCGGGGCGGCGTGGTGACATGCTCCGATCCTGGCAGACGGCCCTGGGAAGAGACTCGACGCGACGGGGGTGCGTCGCGCGTCCGGGCGACCCGATCGGCGCACTTCCGCGCGAGCGGGCGGGTCGTGCCGGTGGACGCGACGACGGGGTGCGACGGATCTCTCCGTCGCACCCCGTCGGTGCGTCAGGCTCGAGCAGCCCGGGGGCTGCTCACCGCAGCCGGGTCACCGGCCGCGCCGCGCTCAGGCCTGGAAGCGCGGGAAGGCGGAGGCGCCGGCGTAGACGGCGTCCTCACCAAGCTCCTCCTCGATGCGGAGGAGCTGGTTGTACTTGTTGATGCGCTCGCCGCGGGCCGGGGCGCCGGTCTTGATCTGACCGGAGTTGGTGGCGACGGCGAGGTCGGCGATGGAGGTGTCCTCGGTCTCGCCGGAGCGGTGGGAGGTCATCGTCTTGTAACCGGCGCGGTGCGCCATCTCGACGGCCTCGAGGGTCTCGGTGAGAGAGCCGATCTGGTTCACCTTGACGAGGAGGGCGTTGGCAGCGCGGAGCTCGATGCCCTTGGCGAGGCGCTCGGGGTTGGTGACGAAGAAGTCGTCGCCGACGATCTGGACCTTGTCGCCGATGCGGTCGGTGAGGGCCTTCCAGTCGTCCCACTCGTCCTCGGACAGCGGGTCCTCGATGGAGACGATCGGGAAGTCCTTCACGAGCTGCTCGTAGTAGTCGACCATGGACGCGGTGTCCTGGGCCTCGCCCTCGAAGGCGTAGGTCTTGGTCTTGTCGTCGAAGAACTCGGAGGAGGCGACGTCCATGGCGAGGGCGACGTCCTTGCCCGGCTTGTAGCCGGCGTTCTCGATGGCGACCATGATGAGCTCGAGGGCCTCGCGGTTGGAGTCGAGGTTGGGGGCGAAGCCGCCCTCGTCGCCGAGGCCGGTCGACAGGCCCTTCTCCTTCACGACGGCCTTGAGCGAGTGGTAGACCTCGGCGCCCATGCGCAGGGCCTCGCGGAAGGACTCGGCGCCGATCGGGGCGATCATGAACTCCTGGATGTCGACGTTGGAGTCGGCGTGGGAGCCGCCGTTCATGATGTTCATCATGGGGACGGGCAGGACGTGGGCGTTCGGGCCGCCGATGTACTGGTAGAGCGGGAGCTCGGCGGACTCGGCCGAGGCCTGGGCGGCGGCGAGGGAGACGCCGAGGATGGCGTTCGCGCCGAGCTTGCCCTTGTTGGGGGTGCCGTCCAGCTCGATCATGAGCTTGTCGAGGCCGCGCTGGTCGGAGGCCTCGAAGCCGATGATCTCGGGGGCGATGACGTCGTTGACGTTGGCGACGGCCTTCTCGACGCCCTTGCCGCCGAAGCGCTTCTTGTCGCCGTCGCGGAGCTCGACCGCCTCGAAGGCGCCGGTGGAGGCGCCGGAGGGCACGGCCGCACGGGCGGAGGCGCCGTCCTCGAGGAGGATCTCGACCTCGAGGGTCGGGTTGCCGCGGGAGTCGAGGATCTCGCGGGCGTGAACGTTCTCAATGAGGGCCACGGTGGGTGCTCCTTGTTGTTGTGAGAATCCGGATGCGATCCCTAGAGTACCGGGCCCCGCGGACGCGCACGAGGGCCATGGTCCTCTCATCCGGGGCGTTCACGCCCGGCGAGACGACGGCGCCCCGCACCGTGGTGCGGGGCGCCGTCGGGAGGCCCGGGCGGCCGGTCAGCCGACCTTGACGGAGGAGGAGCCGGTCGTGTCGAGGAAGTCGCGCCTGGTGTCGTAGCGCGGGGAGGCCT from Actinomyces radicidentis includes these protein-coding regions:
- a CDS encoding Ppx/GppA phosphatase family protein produces the protein MTRVAAIDCGTNTIRLLVADLREPGASGPALTPVTRLNEIVRLGQGVDRTGRLDPEALERTMTALRSYAATARELGAQRTRFVATSATRDAENRADFVDGVREVLGVEPEVVTGEEEARLSFAGTLLGVGGTGDGPERLVVDLGGGSTELVLGRRAPEAAYSMNTGSVRVTERHLADGVTPEAERAARDDVRLLLDTACATVPVGRAGELIGLAGTITTITAHALGLSAFDPEALDGARLTVDEALASCDAVLHSTAAERESWGYLRPGRRDVIAAGALVWSEVIGRVVEETGAAGRPVAGTVTSLTDILDGIALSMGRSADAAGPDGVTGAPETPRD
- a CDS encoding DUF501 domain-containing protein codes for the protein MTQQPTTRPGEPGAVPDDVAAGAVPAQATSPADAAVAPEDLEALREQLGRVPRGVVAIAARCVCGRPTVVRTAPRLPDGSPFPTSYYLTHPAAVKGCSTLEAEHLMEQYNAELAEDPELTAAYARAHEDYLARRAELGAVEEIEGVSAGGMPTRVKCLHALLGHALAAGPGTNPIGDRTLAVLKERGLWDSERCSC
- a CDS encoding FtsB family cell division protein, with product MSPRRPAARPGNRAGEHPNPSRSRACDARGAGSTRPAGQAEGGSRSSRARTVRSADPAAGTSGSKGGRSSRGRRTGAAGEAGAPQHTVLRLGGPDGVAVPARLLVLVLVLLGAFIVTFPSLRGYLHQQAQYDAVVDEIASAKATSTALEDQLADWNDDDYVKAQARERLSYVMPGETTYVVVGAQAYEDGSSSSSGDAASNTATGPWYDTLRESARVAGEDGEENQDPAQQGWSTAVPTVPTPTSAPTDLNAYSRTLGEP
- the eno gene encoding phosphopyruvate hydratase, whose translation is MALIENVHAREILDSRGNPTLEVEILLEDGASARAAVPSGASTGAFEAVELRDGDKKRFGGKGVEKAVANVNDVIAPEIIGFEASDQRGLDKLMIELDGTPNKGKLGANAILGVSLAAAQASAESAELPLYQYIGGPNAHVLPVPMMNIMNGGSHADSNVDIQEFMIAPIGAESFREALRMGAEVYHSLKAVVKEKGLSTGLGDEGGFAPNLDSNREALELIMVAIENAGYKPGKDVALAMDVASSEFFDDKTKTYAFEGEAQDTASMVDYYEQLVKDFPIVSIEDPLSEDEWDDWKALTDRIGDKVQIVGDDFFVTNPERLAKGIELRAANALLVKVNQIGSLTETLEAVEMAHRAGYKTMTSHRSGETEDTSIADLAVATNSGQIKTGAPARGERINKYNQLLRIEEELGEDAVYAGASAFPRFQA